The Rosa chinensis cultivar Old Blush chromosome 7, RchiOBHm-V2, whole genome shotgun sequence DNA segment AGATCTTGGTTTCCTCTAGTCGTGTTGTATCAAAAATAACGGAGGGTTCATGAATTCCGACCAAATGTTTTAAAAATCTGATCACCAGGAAACTGAAAAATTGTAGGCATGACGCGTTTATAAACCTCTCTTACGGGTTTGTTTTACAGTTATTAAGAGGACCATTCTACCATTTCTGGTAGAACCAAGAATGTAAATGCGATTCAATAAGCACATATAAGATTATTGGGACAGTAAATTTGACGTGAAGGAAAATACCGCGACttttactcctctctctctctctctctctctctctctctctctctgctagggttagggtAGGCCTTGCATTTAAACATGTAACCCCAAACCCGCACGATACCCACACGCTAAAAACCCGCCCGTTTATTAATCCGGGCTAAAAAAAGTCCGCacgcaaaaaacccgcaaattaacgggttttgcgggctaaacccGTTGGAACCCATTAACTGAAAACCCTTTCCAAAAACCCATTTCTAGCAAACTTttaggatttttattttttttaatttgatttactCTCAAACTTTATCTTATTCTAGCAATCATTACCAAACGAGGCATTAATTGTAGAAATACGTGATTCGTGAGGATTCGATCGTTGGATCgtagtataattttgtgaggatgattctaaaggcgatctgagacgatccaaccgttgaatcttcacataattttgagaggatgatcctaagggcgatccgtgaggatccgaccgttggattgtcatgtaattttgtgaggatgattctaagggcgatccaggacgatccaaccgttggatcttcgtataattttgagaggatgaacctaagggcgatctgtgaggatctgaccgttggatcatcgtataaatcggtaaagatgatcctctaggtgatccgtgaggatctgatcgttggatctttgtataattttgagatgatgaacctaagggcgatccttgaggatccgaccgttggatcatcgtataaatcggtaaagatgatcctctaggtgatccgtgaggatccgactgttggatcgtggTATAATTGtaatttgtgaattattttttgtcaaaaaaggaaaggaacaaaaatctaaaaagatagaaaataaaaattttcaaaatagaaaaccaaaaaagttcatatagagaaaatagcaaatgcggggttatatacataagtcttaattggttttagttgctttgataaaaagttaaaaaaaaaaaaagtttacgggtcttaacgggttccaacggataacccgcaaacccgccggGTTTAGCCGGcgaaacccgttaagctaacgggttcttaccgggtcgacccgttaagaacccgGTACCCGCACTATACtcgcacgttgccaggcctaggTTAGGGTTTCGAGTATTCCAAGTTGTGCGGCGCCCTAGTTTCATGGCTGCAGCGATTGCTTCCATGACTGCCAGATTGGCGACCAAGTTGTCGCTCAAGGAAGGTGAAGAACCGGTTGACTTGGGGAATCTCAAGGTTCTGGGTAAGGAGTTTTTGGCTCGAAATTTCTATTTGGTTGGGAGGCTTAATACCTGCTGGGGGTTGGTGCTGGATTCTTTCTGGAGTGCTGTAAGGTCGATGTGGAGGTTGCCTGGTACTGTGGAAGTCCAACCACGAGGAGAACGTTTTCTATTTACGTTCACCCATGAAAGGGATGTTGCTCAAGTGAAGAAGGGTGGTTCGTGGGGTTTTCAACGTGCCATGATTCTTCTGAATAATTATGATGGCTTCTCGGAGATCTCTGTAGTGAAGCTGGACTTTGTTTGGATCTGGGTGACGTTGGAAGGCATACCTCCGGGCATTTTGACGGAACCTACTGTCCGGTTGGTTGGTGGGACGATTGGCGAGGTGCTGGAGGTGGATAGTACGGTGCTGCGTCGGGGAGATGCTCGGGTCCAGTGTGTTCTCTCTATCCATGACCCGGTGCGTTTTGATCGTCGAGTTAGGGTTTCTCCTGTTGGTGTTCTAACCCTAAGGTTCAGATATGAAAGGCTTCTAGGCTCTGTCACGTTTGCGCCATGTTGAATCATGGTGGCCAGCGTTGCCCTAGGGTGGAGGACTCGGAGACTGATTATGTGGTGGAGGCGGGCTTGCAGCCGGCAATGGGACCGATCGTTCCAGCCCTAGTCTTTAGGGCAAACGTTCAaccctctctttcttctccgcTGCTCTCTTCCTTCAAGGTTCCAATGCTAAAGAGGAAAGCTGTGCAGATCCGCAATCTGCCAGTGGTTGAGTCTCCCGAGACTGAAGATACTTCGACTCAAACTTCGGTGGTGGGGATGCGTCGTCCCAGAGATGAGGACGGCCCTGAAGAAGGTAAGCGTGCCAAACATGGTTTGGATTTGGTTTCGGGCATTCTCTAGCTGGAAAACCTCGGCCTCCAGGTTTCTGATGCAGGTTTGGTTGGTGGGAAGTGGTCTCCAGCTTCGAAGGTGTACAAGAAGAAGGGCTGGCCTCGTGGCTCCAGAGACAAGGCCAAAGCGACACCGCCGGCGTCCTCCGGTGACGGTTTTGAGTATATGGCGTCGGGGTCTCCTGACGGTGGAGCTACTGGTGTGAAGGGGAAGCATGCTGGGCTGGCATAGCCCGTCTCCCAGTCCGGGTAGGAGACGATTCCCTACTTCGACTAGGGTGTGACGTGTCTTGCTTGATGGTGGCGATGTACACTAGAAGGGTCTTAGGCATCAATGCGGTCAAGGAAGTATCTCGTGCTAGAAGACGTAGGATATCGTAGTAGGTTATCGTAGTATCGTAGTTTTCATTTGCTTTGGCTAGtagttttcttttggaactttaGTTTTGTTGgatttccttttggttttaGTACTCTATCGAGATTGCATTGTAATATGAAGGGTGcttgtacccttcatgcttgaccgagtgaggtcattatggattagtcttccgttgccctaaaataaaaaaaatgtaaatgcGATTCACGAAagataaaactaaaataaaaaatatagccCCTAATTTTGCTTATTACCATTCCTTTTGTACCGTTACATGCATGATATTctagaaaactaaaaaaagCGTGTCTATCATATAGAGCTAGAGGAGTTCCGGACTGAAAAAACGCTATTCACGAAAGataaaactgaaataaaaaatatgGCCCTAATTTATCTTATTACCATTCCTTTTGTACCGTTACATGCATGATATTCTGGAAAACTAAAAAAAGCGTGTCTATCGTATAGAGCTAGAGGAGGAATTATTCTATGGTCCCAGACTAAAAAAAACTTTGTACATTTTCTGAAAACTTAGGGCTCTGTATAACAAATcgttccttgtttctctctctctctctctctctctctctctctctctctctctttacacgTACAAATCCCTTCCCATTCCCGTTTATATATTTTCCTTGTAAAAGCTTTCTCCTCCAAATACCAGGTCGGCTGCGAGCTCCTCCATCCATGGCTTCGGTGAGCAATTCTCTTTCACATTCTTattctcttcatttcttctcatttttctTGTATGCCATTTTCAATCTCTGCTTACATTAGATCTTGCAGTGTCCATTGCTAATCTATCTTGATTTtgagtccctttttttttttttcttgaaaattTCTTGGGGTATAATGAGATTTAGGTTTGCATTGTAATTGCTTTATACATGGGCAATCAATCTGCACCAAGTTGTCATTTATTCCTGGGGTTGCGTGCATTATATATTATCATGTTGAGCCTTCATCACCCTCGTATACACATTGCATGTGTGCAAAGGGAAAACCATGCCTAACTGTTTTCTGATGCAAGAATTTATTGCCCTAAATGAGCTGAAACATATCTCTATTGCATATGAAATTCCTCCAAAATCATGCTAACATGAGTACCATTAGGAATGATTTATCATCCTTTCCGGCTGGTTTCAATTCCAATCATTCCTAGAAGTTCTTCTTGATTCTTTTCGCGAGTTTATTAATATCCAAAAAATGGAAAATCTGAGACGGGTTTCACACAGCCATGTTTGGAAATAGTTCGACGAAAACACTAATATGTTGGTGGTTCTGATTTGAAATTCTCAGCAGGATAAAGGTCGGCCCTTACCTAAATTTGGTGAGTGGGATGTAAATAACCCAGCATCAGCTGAAGGATTTACTGTCATATTCAACAAGGCCCGAGATGATAAGAAGACCAATGCGTCTCATCCTAATATTGTGACCCCACGAAAAGGCGATAGCAGCGTACGAAGAGGTACTAAATACAACAATGACTACCACGTCGACAATTATCCTCAATATCCCCAAAAGGTAAAGTTAATGTCAATTTGATCATTCGATGACGATAATGTGCTAAGGTAATGAAGATGTTTATGTTGCCGAACTCTCATTTATCAAGAATCATGTTGGATATAGATATGAGCACTCGATTTACTAGATCAACAATATGATGATTCATGGTCCGGCAACATATAAGGCTGCATGGGGAGAAAATATTTCTCCTGGAATGAAAGGGGGAACCTTattcattattttcttttattgtttttgaatGCAGAAGAAGTGGTTTTGCTGTGGTTGAATCCACACACTGCTTTGGAGCCTGGTGATAATGCAAGAGGAGCTACAAGGACACTGCTTTCTTGTGCCTGCGACACATGTGGAGCAGTCTATCTCATATATGACGgagttttttccttttttcctttttcacttCAGCTTGATTTTGGGTTCTT contains these protein-coding regions:
- the LOC112175548 gene encoding protein NOI4 isoform X1 gives rise to the protein MASQDKGRPLPKFGEWDVNNPASAEGFTVIFNKARDDKKTNASHPNIVTPRKGDSSVRRGTKYNNDYHVDNYPQYPQKKKWFCCG
- the LOC112175548 gene encoding protein NOI4 isoform X2, yielding MASDKGRPLPKFGEWDVNNPASAEGFTVIFNKARDDKKTNASHPNIVTPRKGDSSVRRGTKYNNDYHVDNYPQYPQKKKWFCCG